Below is a genomic region from Mycolicibacterium neworleansense.
AGTACAGGATCGCCGATAGTTCGTTTGCCGCTCGCACCACGGCGTCCTTGCCGCCCAGTACGACGTCTTCGCGGTGCGAGATGAGATTGATGCAGGTGGGTGGGGACGGCAGGCGCCGACGGACGGGCACGGCCAGGCCGTAGGTGTCCGGTTCGATCTCGCCATGGGTGATCACCCAGCCCTGTTCGCGGGTCCGGCGGACCAGTTCGCGTTCACCGGGACGTGGCGGCATGCTCGCCAGCAGCGCCACCCCGGCCGCACCACGGTCCAGCGGGTGGCGGCTGCCTTCGTGGAACGACAGTTGATAGAAGACCTGCGTCGGGACGATCACCGCGACCGCCACCTGTTGATCGCCCTCGGCCACCAGCAGCGACACCGTGCTGCCGAGTTCGTCGGCGAGCGCGCGCAGGGTCGGGACGCTGAGCGCACGCATGTTGTTGTCGAAGGACGCACCGAGCGCGGCCAGCCCGGCGCCGGGCCGGTAGCGGCCGTCCTCACCCTTTGTCACATAACGGAACTGGCTCAGGGTGGCCAGCAACCGGTAGGCGATCGTGCGATGGGCCCCGACATGGTCGGCGACCTGCTGCACCGTCAGCCCGGTCGGTGCCGCGGCAATGGCTGCGAGCGCGCTCAAACCGCGCGCCAGCGTCTGTGAACCGGGCGCTCCGGTAGGAGTGCCGTCGGTCTTCGATTGTGGCTGCGGCTGGGTTGCTTTGGCCGGCATCGCGCCCCTCCTTGACAGATAGAACCGCGAGAGTGATGCTCTGATAATAATGCACGCGGATGTGCGATATGTGAGCAAAGTGCTTACAAATTTGGAGAACAACGTTCTCCCTACCTCCGGAGAGGGGAACATGACAAGCACTGCCGCCGGGCCGGCATCCGGTTCCGTTTCGGCCACCGAGCACGAGAGTGTCTGGGCTGACCTGCAGGGTGTCGCGTTCTCGCAGGGTTACCTCGACGTCGGCGGTGTCCGCACCCGCTACCTGCAGGCCGGCGACCCGAGCCTGCCGACGCTGGTCCTGCTGCACGGGTCGGGCGGACATGCCGAGGCCTATGTGCGCAATCTGGAATCTCATGCCCGGCATTTCTCGACGTGGTCGATCGACATGCTCGGCCACGGTTACACCGACAAGCCCGGGCACCCGCTGGAAGTCGCCCATTACGTCGATCACCTGATCGGTTTCCTGGACGCGATCGGCGCGCAGCGCGCCCACATCTCGGGTGAGTCACTGGGCGGCTGGGTGGCCGCTCGGGCCGCCGCCGATCACCCGGACCGCATCGACCGTTTGGTGCTCAACACCGCCGGCGGCTCACAAGCCGACCCCGAGGTGATGAAGCGGATCATCACGCTGTCCATGGAGGCCGCGGAGAACCCGAGCTGGGAAACCGTGCGGGCGCGGATCAAATGGTTGATGGCCGACAAATCGAAGGATTACGACGACATCGTCGCCAGCCGGCAGGCGGTATACCGGCAGCCCGGATTCGTCGCCGCGATGAGCGACATCATGGCACTGCAGGATCCAGAGATCCGCGCACGGAATCTGCTGGGGGAGAAGGAATACGGCTCGATCACCGCACCGACGCTGGTGTTGTGGACCAGCGACGACCCGACGGCCGACGTCAGTGAGGGCCGGCGTATCGCGTCGATGATCCCAGGCGCCCGGTTCGAGGTGATGCCCGACTGCGGGCACTGGCCGCAGTACGAAGACCCCGAGACGTTCAACCGGTTGCATCTGGACTTCCTGCTGGATGCGCAGTGAGCGAGCAAGAGGTCGACGTCCTCATCGTCGGGGCCGGGCCGGTGGGCCTGACCCTGGCGAATGCCCTTGGTATCAAGGGCGTCGCGACCCTTGTCGTGGAGGAACGTGACACCCTCATCGACTACCCGCGCGGGGTGGGGCTGGACGACGAATCGCTGCGCACCTTCCAGTCCATCGGACTGGTCGAGCCGATCCTGCCGCACACCGTACCCAACCAGATTCTGCGGTTCTACGACGGCAACCGCCGGCTCCTGGCCGAAATGGCGCCTCCTGACGCACGGTTCGGCTGGCCCAAGCGCAACGGGTTCGTCCAGCCACTGGTCGATGCGCAACTGCTGGCCGGGCTGGACCGGTTCGAGCATGTTCAGGTGGCCTGGGGCCGCCGCATGGAGTCAGCGGTCGAGACCGCCGACGGTGTGACGGTCGAGTTCGGCCCGGACGTGCCCGCGGTGCGGGCGCGCTACGTGGTGGGGTGTGACGGCGGGCGCAGCGCCACCCGCCATCTCATGGGGGTGTCGTTCGACGGCACCACCTCGGCGACCCGATGGGTGGTGGTCGACCTGGCCAATGATCCACTGGGACACCCGAACAGCGAGGTCGGCGCCGACCCGGACCGGCCGTACGCCTCGATCTCGATCGCGCACGGCATCCGCCGGTTCGAGTTCATGATCCACGCCGACGAAACCGACGAGCAGGCCGAGGATCCCGAGTTCGTGGCGCGGCTGCTCGCTCCGTTCGTGCCGCATCCGGACAAGGTCGACGTGATCCGCCGCCGGGTCTACACCCACCACTCGCGCATCGCCGGGAACTTCCGCAAGGGC
It encodes:
- a CDS encoding IclR family transcriptional regulator; amino-acid sequence: MPAKATQPQPQSKTDGTPTGAPGSQTLARGLSALAAIAAAPTGLTVQQVADHVGAHRTIAYRLLATLSQFRYVTKGEDGRYRPGAGLAALGASFDNNMRALSVPTLRALADELGSTVSLLVAEGDQQVAVAVIVPTQVFYQLSFHEGSRHPLDRGAAGVALLASMPPRPGERELVRRTREQGWVITHGEIEPDTYGLAVPVRRRLPSPPTCINLISHREDVVLGGKDAVVRAANELSAILY
- a CDS encoding alpha/beta fold hydrolase, yielding MTSTAAGPASGSVSATEHESVWADLQGVAFSQGYLDVGGVRTRYLQAGDPSLPTLVLLHGSGGHAEAYVRNLESHARHFSTWSIDMLGHGYTDKPGHPLEVAHYVDHLIGFLDAIGAQRAHISGESLGGWVAARAAADHPDRIDRLVLNTAGGSQADPEVMKRIITLSMEAAENPSWETVRARIKWLMADKSKDYDDIVASRQAVYRQPGFVAAMSDIMALQDPEIRARNLLGEKEYGSITAPTLVLWTSDDPTADVSEGRRIASMIPGARFEVMPDCGHWPQYEDPETFNRLHLDFLLDAQ